In the Rhodoferax fermentans genome, GACTCTGGCTTTCTGCTCTGGCGTCATGCCCCGGCTTCCTCCTGTGCTTTCCATTCTAGGCCACAAGAATAACCGGGCGGCATCCCTTATGCTGCATCCACTTGTCGCTTTGTTATTGATAGCAATTACCACCGCATGTCGGTGGGCAGAAGGTGGATTTAGCCGCCCCTCTTGGCGTAGCGCTGCGCCAGCACCGCACAGACCATCAACTGGATCTGGTGGAACAGCATGATCGGCAACAGCATCACCCCCACGGTGTGGGCGGCGAACAGCACCTTGGCCATCGGCACACCACTGGCCAGGCTTTTTTTGGAGCCGCAGAACACGATGGCGATCTCGTCCTCTTTGCTGAACCCCAGTGCGCGGCTGGCCCAGGTGGTCATGGCCAAGGACAGCGCCAGCAGCACACAACAGGTGACCGTCAGGCTGAGCAAGGTCGGCAGCGGCACCTGCGGCCACAGGCCCTCGATCACCGCCGCGCTGAACGCGGTGTAGACCACCAGCAGGATGGAGCCCTGGTCCACCAGCTTGAGGCCGCTGGCGTGGCGCCGCACAAAGTCGCCAATCCAGGGCTGCAGCAACTGCCCCAGCACAAAAGGCAGCAGCAGCTGCAGCATGATGCGGCCCACGGCGTCCAGATTGCCAGTACCCGATACCCCGCCCGCCACCACGAGCCAGCTCACCAGCAGCGGCGTGATGAACACCCCAAGCAGGCTGGATGCCGAGGCGCTGCACACGGCCGCGGCCACATTGCCGCGAGCCATCGCGGTGAACGCAATCGCCG is a window encoding:
- a CDS encoding bile acid:sodium symporter family protein; this encodes MTRPRYLPDNFTLALLGSIGLASFLPVRGYAAQGFEWLTTAAIALLFFLHGAKLSRAAVVAGMSHWRLHLLVFACTFVLFPILGLLLKPLLGVVLTPDLAVGMLFLCTLPATVQSAIAFTAMARGNVAAAVCSASASSLLGVFITPLLVSWLVVAGGVSGTGNLDAVGRIMLQLLLPFVLGQLLQPWIGDFVRRHASGLKLVDQGSILLVVYTAFSAAVIEGLWPQVPLPTLLSLTVTCCVLLALSLAMTTWASRALGFSKEDEIAIVFCGSKKSLASGVPMAKVLFAAHTVGVMLLPIMLFHQIQLMVCAVLAQRYAKRGG